A single region of the Ciconia boyciana chromosome 13, ASM3463844v1, whole genome shotgun sequence genome encodes:
- the TVP23A gene encoding LOW QUALITY PROTEIN: Golgi apparatus membrane protein TVP23 homolog A (The sequence of the model RefSeq protein was modified relative to this genomic sequence to represent the inferred CDS: deleted 1 base in 1 codon), translating into MKQVEAAAGGAGRVAAARLPRPSSLTGSPLQALVDDTEDVSLDFGSEEELSLRKAKIRHPLATFFHLFFRVSAIITYLFCDWFSNSFVACFVTILLLLSFDFWSVKNVTGRLLVGLRWWNQIDEDGKSHWVFEAKRVPTIAASTEAEARIFWLGLIICPVIWTVFFFSTLFSLKLKWLALVIAGISLQTANLYGYIHCKLGGQKSISRVTSRFFVTADVLKRQTRRISEDHIEEHGKTGTR; encoded by the exons ATGAAGCAGGtagaggcggcggcgggcggtgcggggcgggtggcggcggcgcggctccCCCGG CCCTCCTCACTGACGGGCTCCCCGCTGCAGGCGCTGGTGGACGACACCGAGGATGTGTCCCTCGACTTCGGGAGCGAGGAGGAGCTGTCGCTGCGGAAAGCAAAGATCAG gcACCCACTGGCCACCTTTTTCCACCTGTTTTTCCGAGTGAGTGCTATTATTACCTACTTGTTCTGTGACTGGTTCAGCAACAGCTTTGTTGCCTGTTTTGTCACTATTCTCCTCCTTCTGTCCTTTGACTTTTGGTCAGTTAAG AATGTGACAGGAAGACTCTTGGTTGGTTTGCGTTGGTGGAACCAGATTGATGAAGATGGAAAAAGCCACTGGGTTTTTGAAGCAAAAAGG GTGCCTACAATAGCTGCCTCAACTGAAGCTGAAGCTCGAATCTTTTGGCTTGGTCTCATTATCTGTCCAGTTATTTggacagtgtttttctttagcACCTTGTTCTCCTTGAAGCTGAAATGGCTG GCTCTTGTGATAGCTGGGATCTCCCTTCAGACTGCTAATTTATATGGCTACATCCACTGCAAATTAGGGGGACAAAAAAGCATCAGCAGAGTAACTTCAAGGTTTTTTGTCACCGCAGATGTTCTCAAGA GACAGACAAGGAGAATTTCAGAAGACCACATTGAAGAACATGGGAAGACAGGCACTAGATAA
- the NUBP1 gene encoding cytosolic Fe-S cluster assembly factor NUBP1 isoform X1 — MAEAADGPRPEDCPGTSSAQAGRAAACQGCPNQRLCAAGAAAPDPAEAAELRERLRSVKHTVLVLSGKGGVGKSTFSALLAHGLAADEAKQVALLDIDICGPSIPKMMGLEGEQVHQSGSGWSPVYVEENLGVMSVGFLLSSPDDAVIWRGPKKNGLIKQFLRDVDWGEIDYLIVDTPPGTSDEHLSIVQYLSATHIDGAVIITTPQEVSLQDVRKEINFCHKVKLPIIGVVENMSGFICPKCKNESQIFPPTTGGAEKMCQNLNVSLLGKVPLDPQIGKSCDKGQSFLSEAPESPATSSYRSIIQSAVCIWSHSTNDLSMKLVFEDMRIL, encoded by the exons ATGGCCGAGGCGGCGGACGGGCCGCGGCCGGAGG ACTGCCCGGGGACCAGCAGCGCCCAAGCGGGCAGGGCCGCCGCCTGCCAGGGATGCCCCAACCAGAGGCTCTGCGctgccggcgccgccgccccggacCCGG CGGAGGCGGCGGAGCTGCGGGAGCGGCTGCGCTCGGTGAAGCACACCGTCCTGGTGCTCTCCGGGAAGGGCGGCGTGGGGAAGAGCACCTTCAGCGCCCTCCTGGCGCACGGGCTGGCGGCGGACGAGGCCAAGCAG gTTGCTCTGCTGGACATAGATATCTGTGGGCCATCAATCCCTAAAATGATGGGTCTAGAAGGAGAACAG GTTCATCAGAGTGGATCTGGATGGTCTCCAGTG TATGTTGAAGAAAACTTAGGTGTCATGTCCGTGGGGTTCTTGCTTAGTAGTCCTGATGATGCTGTCATCTGGagaggaccaaaaaaaaatg GGTTGATCAAACAATTCCTTCGTGACGTGGACTGGGGTGAAATCGACTACCTGATTGTAGATACACCTCCAGGAACATCAGATGAACACCTATCTATTGTGCAGTATCTCAGTGCAACGCACATCGATGGTGCTGTTATAATCACTACCCCTCAG GAAGTATCGCTTCAGGATGTTCGGAAGGAGATCAACTTCTGCCATAAAGTGAAACTGCCGATCATCGGTGTTGTGGAAAATATGAGTGGCTTTATATGTCCAAAGTGTAAG AATGAATCTCAAATCTTTCCCCCGACTACTGGAGGTGCAGAGAAGATGTGCCAGAATTTAAATGTTTCCCTCCTGGGTAAAGTGCCTCTAGATCCTCAAATAG GAAAAAGTTGTGACAAAGGCCAGTCTTTCTTGTCTGAAGCACCTGAGTCTCCAGCTACATCATCCTACAGGAGTATCATTCAAA GCGCAGTCTGCATCTGGTCTCATAGTACTAATGACCTGAGTATGAAGCTGGTGTTTGAAGACATGCGTAT TCTTTGA
- the NUBP1 gene encoding cytosolic Fe-S cluster assembly factor NUBP1 isoform X2, giving the protein MAEAADGPRPEDCPGTSSAQAGRAAACQGCPNQRLCAAGAAAPDPAEAAELRERLRSVKHTVLVLSGKGGVGKSTFSALLAHGLAADEAKQVALLDIDICGPSIPKMMGLEGEQVHQSGSGWSPVYVEENLGVMSVGFLLSSPDDAVIWRGPKKNGLIKQFLRDVDWGEIDYLIVDTPPGTSDEHLSIVQYLSATHIDGAVIITTPQEVSLQDVRKEINFCHKVKLPIIGVVENMSGFICPKCKNESQIFPPTTGGAEKMCQNLNVSLLGKVPLDPQIGKSCDKGQSFLSEAPESPATSSYRSIIQRIQEYCDQHHFQEEKII; this is encoded by the exons ATGGCCGAGGCGGCGGACGGGCCGCGGCCGGAGG ACTGCCCGGGGACCAGCAGCGCCCAAGCGGGCAGGGCCGCCGCCTGCCAGGGATGCCCCAACCAGAGGCTCTGCGctgccggcgccgccgccccggacCCGG CGGAGGCGGCGGAGCTGCGGGAGCGGCTGCGCTCGGTGAAGCACACCGTCCTGGTGCTCTCCGGGAAGGGCGGCGTGGGGAAGAGCACCTTCAGCGCCCTCCTGGCGCACGGGCTGGCGGCGGACGAGGCCAAGCAG gTTGCTCTGCTGGACATAGATATCTGTGGGCCATCAATCCCTAAAATGATGGGTCTAGAAGGAGAACAG GTTCATCAGAGTGGATCTGGATGGTCTCCAGTG TATGTTGAAGAAAACTTAGGTGTCATGTCCGTGGGGTTCTTGCTTAGTAGTCCTGATGATGCTGTCATCTGGagaggaccaaaaaaaaatg GGTTGATCAAACAATTCCTTCGTGACGTGGACTGGGGTGAAATCGACTACCTGATTGTAGATACACCTCCAGGAACATCAGATGAACACCTATCTATTGTGCAGTATCTCAGTGCAACGCACATCGATGGTGCTGTTATAATCACTACCCCTCAG GAAGTATCGCTTCAGGATGTTCGGAAGGAGATCAACTTCTGCCATAAAGTGAAACTGCCGATCATCGGTGTTGTGGAAAATATGAGTGGCTTTATATGTCCAAAGTGTAAG AATGAATCTCAAATCTTTCCCCCGACTACTGGAGGTGCAGAGAAGATGTGCCAGAATTTAAATGTTTCCCTCCTGGGTAAAGTGCCTCTAGATCCTCAAATAG GAAAAAGTTGTGACAAAGGCCAGTCTTTCTTGTCTGAAGCACCTGAGTCTCCAGCTACATCATCCTACAGGAGTATCATTCAAA GGATTCAGGAATACTGTGATCAACACcattttcaagaagaaaagattatCTAA